In a single window of the Pongo abelii isolate AG06213 chromosome 1, NHGRI_mPonAbe1-v2.0_pri, whole genome shotgun sequence genome:
- the TMCO2 gene encoding transmembrane and coiled-coil domain-containing protein 2, translated as MSTSSSSSWDNLLESLSLSTVWNWIQASFLGETSAPQQTSLGLLDNLAPAVQVILRISFLILLGIGIYALWKRSIQSIQKTLLLVITLYKLYKKGSDIFEALLANPEGSGLRIQDNNNLFLSLGLQEKILKKLQTVENKMKNLEGIIIAQKPATKRDCSSEPYCSCSDCQSPLPTSGFTSPFEM; from the exons ATGTCAACATCTTCATCTTCTAGCTGGGACAACCTcttagagtctctctctctgagcACAGTATGGAATTGGATACAAGCAAGTTTTTTGGGAGAGACTAGTGCACCTCAGCAAACAAGTTTGGGACTATTAGATAATCTTGCTCCGGCTGTGCAAGTCATCTTGAggatttctttcttgattttattgGGAATAGGAATATATGCCTTATGGAAACGAAGTATTCAGTCAATTCAG aaaacattgtTGTTAGTAATCACACTCTACAAACTTTACAAGAAGGGCTCAGATATTTTTGAGGCTTTGCTAGCCAACCCAGAAGGAAGTGGTCTCCGAATTCAAGACAATAATAATCTTTTCCTGTCCTTGGGTCTGcaagagaaaattttgaaaaaacttcagacagtggaaaacaaaatgaagaacctAGAGGGGATAATCATTGCTCAAAAACCTGCCACAAAGAGGGATTGCTCTTCTGAGCCCTACTGCAGCTGCTCTGACTGCCAGAGTCCCTTGCCCACATCAGGGTTTACGTCCCCATTTGAAATGTGA